A portion of the Acidisarcina polymorpha genome contains these proteins:
- a CDS encoding PAS domain-containing protein, with protein MSNLERRLGLRLEKRDEQAGRRSRSPTRTALSRWASAGILLSVLLIGLVSYITLRSTRLAEEDSDWVVHTQAVQKTLQSALGDAVDTLSGGRGFALTGQETFLDAEARSERRLDRDLDTLRQLTVDNADQQKRLVRLQAEVNAAVESTLRIEAARQRTGNVPSDGEVIESKRYMDAVRATIGEMQDEEARLLAQRIARAQEARRWIQFAVWSSALIGMGFLTLFGILLRREIDRGASMEAQLRTLNADLELQYAESRRAEAEARSSELRLLGAAESSMDCLYFCEAVRGASGEIEDFVFTYVNSNAVNLVAFSREELIGARMCELFPMNLKLGLFEKYRRIVLTGETFVGEFMIEEETIKTAWLRIQAVKLADGVAITASDITERKRHEEATRKSKALLERTEQLTDTGGWELDLVTGELFWSAEVYRILGVAPDHRPVLEEGIQFYVPEDRIRVRAAIETAIAGGDGWDMECTVVTTNGEQVPVRVVGEAEFDNGKPIRLTGAFKDITQRVAERLALQTVKDRLALATDSGGIGIWDWDISNDKLTWDPWMYRLYGMDPRDEDVVYEVWRQHVHPDDLSGAERQLQEAMDGVRAFNTEFRVVWDDESVHHIHGTGHVTRDEAGRPVRMVGTNWDVTAQKQLEAEGRQAERSLREQALIIDMAEDTVFIRDGKDRVTYWNQGAQRLYGWSKEEALGHVTYVLLKTKFPQPLADIKAQLLSQGYWNGELVHTRRDGSLVTVVSSWTNRHDEITGEVSVLEINHDITARKTAEEELARNRREIERGSIRLRAVNKELEQFAYAASHDLKAPLRVIDNASQWLEEDLAEHLTTETRETMRLLRGRVQRMGKLLDDLLDYARIGRELDNRPSEVIAGDVLINDVLALLPTSNFTITVSPCFSNIQLTRMPLQQILSNLIGNAIKHHDKPQGRIEVTVSECGDFYEFAVHDDGPGIPAQFHEQIFKMFQTLRPRDQVEGSGMGLALARKTVESYGGELRVESAEGQGCTFRFNWPKDQRSGREAWSGEDLDNT; from the coding sequence GTGTCTAACCTAGAACGGAGGCTGGGCCTTCGCTTAGAGAAGCGAGACGAGCAGGCAGGACGACGATCACGGAGTCCGACAAGGACCGCGCTGAGTCGCTGGGCGAGTGCCGGCATTCTACTCTCCGTGCTGCTCATTGGCCTCGTGAGCTATATCACGCTGCGGAGTACGCGACTGGCCGAGGAAGACTCGGACTGGGTCGTTCATACTCAGGCAGTGCAGAAGACGCTGCAGTCCGCACTCGGAGATGCGGTCGATACGCTGTCCGGAGGCCGTGGCTTCGCGTTGACCGGGCAGGAGACGTTTCTCGACGCTGAAGCCCGGTCCGAGCGGCGTCTGGACCGCGACTTGGACACGTTGCGCCAGTTGACCGTCGACAATGCCGACCAGCAAAAGAGGCTCGTGCGGCTGCAGGCTGAAGTGAATGCTGCCGTTGAATCCACCCTCAGGATCGAAGCCGCCAGGCAACGAACGGGAAACGTCCCCTCCGATGGCGAGGTTATCGAAAGCAAACGCTATATGGACGCAGTGCGGGCTACGATCGGCGAGATGCAGGACGAAGAGGCCAGACTGCTCGCGCAGCGTATAGCCAGGGCACAGGAGGCAAGACGGTGGATACAGTTTGCCGTCTGGTCGAGTGCGCTGATAGGCATGGGGTTTTTGACGCTCTTCGGAATCCTTCTTCGACGCGAGATCGACAGAGGCGCCAGCATGGAGGCGCAGCTCCGGACCTTGAACGCCGATTTAGAGCTGCAGTACGCGGAGAGCAGGCGGGCGGAAGCGGAAGCACGGAGCAGCGAGCTTCGGCTCCTGGGAGCGGCCGAGAGCAGTATGGACTGCTTGTATTTCTGTGAGGCGGTGCGCGGTGCGTCGGGGGAAATAGAGGATTTTGTCTTCACTTACGTGAATAGCAATGCCGTAAACTTGGTCGCATTTTCCCGGGAGGAATTGATAGGCGCCAGGATGTGCGAACTCTTCCCGATGAACCTCAAACTCGGTCTGTTCGAGAAATACCGGCGGATCGTCCTCACCGGGGAGACGTTTGTTGGGGAGTTCATGATCGAGGAAGAAACCATCAAGACCGCTTGGCTGCGGATCCAGGCGGTCAAGCTGGCGGATGGAGTTGCCATTACCGCGTCCGATATCACCGAACGCAAGCGACACGAAGAGGCGACCCGCAAAAGCAAGGCATTGCTCGAACGCACCGAGCAGCTGACCGACACCGGAGGCTGGGAGCTCGACCTGGTCACCGGCGAGCTGTTCTGGTCGGCAGAAGTGTACCGAATCCTAGGGGTGGCTCCCGATCATCGGCCGGTTTTGGAAGAGGGGATTCAGTTCTATGTTCCAGAGGATCGTATCAGAGTCAGAGCGGCGATTGAGACGGCGATCGCTGGCGGCGATGGATGGGATATGGAATGTACGGTTGTGACAACCAACGGAGAACAGGTTCCGGTGCGGGTGGTAGGCGAAGCTGAATTTGATAATGGCAAGCCGATCCGCTTGACCGGCGCCTTCAAAGACATCACCCAGCGAGTCGCGGAGCGATTGGCGCTGCAGACAGTCAAGGACCGGCTGGCCCTGGCAACGGACAGTGGCGGCATCGGCATCTGGGACTGGGACATTAGCAATGACAAGCTGACCTGGGACCCCTGGATGTACCGGCTTTACGGCATGGACCCGCGTGACGAGGATGTGGTTTACGAGGTATGGAGACAGCATGTACATCCGGATGACCTAAGCGGAGCAGAGCGGCAGCTTCAGGAGGCAATGGACGGCGTCAGGGCGTTCAATACCGAATTCCGTGTTGTATGGGATGACGAGAGCGTCCACCATATTCACGGGACGGGCCATGTGACTCGTGATGAGGCTGGGCGACCCGTACGGATGGTCGGCACAAACTGGGATGTGACCGCGCAAAAGCAACTTGAGGCGGAAGGGCGACAGGCGGAGCGAAGTTTGCGTGAGCAGGCTTTAATCATCGATATGGCCGAAGATACTGTCTTCATCCGCGATGGCAAAGACCGCGTTACCTATTGGAACCAGGGAGCGCAAAGATTATATGGCTGGAGCAAGGAGGAAGCACTCGGTCATGTTACCTATGTTTTGCTGAAGACAAAGTTCCCGCAACCCCTTGCCGACATCAAGGCGCAGCTTCTCTCCCAGGGCTATTGGAACGGCGAATTGGTGCATACTCGCCGGGATGGCTCCTTGGTCACTGTGGTCAGCAGCTGGACGAACCGTCATGACGAAATTACCGGGGAAGTTTCCGTTCTCGAAATCAACCACGATATTACGGCGCGCAAGACAGCCGAGGAGGAACTGGCCAGGAACCGCCGGGAGATCGAGAGAGGCAGCATCCGGTTGCGAGCGGTCAACAAAGAGCTCGAGCAATTTGCCTACGCTGCCTCACACGATCTAAAAGCGCCGCTTCGTGTGATTGACAACGCCTCTCAATGGCTGGAGGAAGACCTCGCCGAACATCTGACTACCGAGACGCGCGAAACCATGAGGCTGCTGCGCGGCCGTGTTCAGCGGATGGGGAAGCTGCTAGACGACTTACTGGATTATGCCCGGATCGGGCGGGAGCTAGACAACCGCCCCAGCGAGGTCATAGCTGGGGATGTCCTGATTAACGATGTCCTTGCATTGCTCCCCACCAGCAACTTCACGATCACGGTCAGCCCCTGCTTCTCGAATATCCAATTGACCCGAATGCCGCTGCAGCAAATTCTGAGCAACCTGATCGGCAATGCGATCAAGCATCACGACAAGCCTCAGGGTCGAATCGAGGTGACCGTGAGCGAGTGCGGCGACTTCTACGAATTCGCAGTCCACGACGATGGTCCCGGCATCCCCGCGCAGTTCCATGAGCAGATCTTCAAAATGTTCCAGACACTGCGACCTAGGGACCAGGTAGAGGGAAGCGGGATGGGCCTTGCCCTGGCCCGCAAGACCGTCGAATCTTATGGCGGGGAGCTGAGGGTTGAATCCGCTGAAGGCCAGGGATGCACCTTCCGCTTTAACTGGCCGAAAGACCAGCGGTCAGGAAGAGAGGCGTGGTCGGGTGAGGATCTTGATAACACATAG
- a CDS encoding rhodanese-like domain-containing protein → MNEYELEESRLVPRERSSEKAETPDQQQRPQSRTSLDPTRALSIEQVLSAARARLQRLSPDEAYEAVANTDAILVDIRPESQRAIEGTIAGALVVERNVLEWRFDPASSARLPVATDYELQVIVFCSEGYTSSLAAASLQDLGLFRATDMVGGFQAWRAAGLPGVPPRKPS, encoded by the coding sequence ATGAATGAGTACGAGCTGGAGGAAAGTCGACTGGTTCCGCGCGAACGCTCATCGGAGAAGGCTGAAACGCCCGATCAGCAGCAGCGCCCGCAGAGCCGGACGTCCTTAGACCCCACTCGCGCCTTGAGCATCGAGCAGGTGCTTTCGGCAGCACGTGCCCGGCTGCAACGGCTATCTCCGGACGAGGCCTATGAGGCGGTGGCCAATACAGATGCGATCCTCGTCGATATTCGTCCTGAAAGCCAGCGCGCGATTGAGGGCACGATTGCCGGTGCGTTGGTGGTCGAACGTAACGTGCTCGAGTGGCGCTTCGATCCGGCCTCGAGCGCCCGCCTGCCGGTCGCGACAGATTACGAGCTCCAGGTGATTGTGTTCTGTTCCGAGGGCTATACCTCAAGCCTTGCGGCAGCATCTCTGCAGGATCTTGGACTCTTCCGCGCGACGGACATGGTTGGTGGCTTTCAAGCATGGCGCGCCGCGGGCCTGCCGGGTGTTCCCCCAAGGAAGCCTTCCTAG
- a CDS encoding beta-propeller fold lactonase family protein, translating into MLKSTRLTILLLSASLSLTGLGQTLSAPGGRTIGEATRQTPQYIPGGFNLPNGWRITPAGKPIATIEDMVLNAVVSPDGKIIVATHSGYLPHGIDVIDVKTRKLVQQIPLKTTWLGLAWSADGHTLYVSGGNATGAKNIARTMAPIYEFTYQDGRLSETPTGGLVETIDPKDVWWAGVAYLPGKGRLYAANRGTGLGPSNVVVFDTKTRKIVTRIPVEINPYAAVLSKDGRRLFVSNWSSESVSVIDTESNRVIRTLHVGMNPNDMKLSADGRLFVVCSNDNTIHVIDTNKLEVVERLSTTLTPLAPEGSTPDAIEIDNQRKLLYVANADNNSIAVIRIAVRGHSAVIGFIPTGWYPSALTLAENNNTLFIGNSKGEEGHPDLKGVGSPLASKWYGDETVKTLQKSSIEVLPVANLRESLPKWTHEVIENTPYNDSLLSEARPASQPTILPREVGVETPIQHVIYIIKENRTYDQVFGDIKGAKGDSRLTIFGEEVTPNQHALARQFVTLDNLYCDGEVSVDGHSWSDSAYATDFNERYWPPTYAGRSDALPARAYIPSAGHLWDLAARKGLTYRSYGEYAARASTGTAMDAAPGVAGLVGHVAPDYLGSRQRDTENVAVFLKDFKAYEKNYDSPEPNQRLPNFVIMSMPEDHTRGTAPGAFTPQAMVANNDYAIGQLVDAVSHSRYWPSTAIFIIEDDGQDGPDHVDARRTVGLVLSPYVKRGIVDSTLYSTSSMVRSIELLLGLPPMSQYDAAAMPMYASFGTEARATPFDAISPKIDVNAKNKKGDYGSEESRKMDFSDVDRAPMHALNEIIWKSIKGVDSPLPPPVHRFRPLIDAGDMIASDKD; encoded by the coding sequence ATGCTCAAAAGCACACGCCTTACCATCCTCCTGCTGTCTGCAAGCCTTTCCCTGACGGGTTTGGGCCAGACGCTCTCTGCTCCCGGCGGCCGCACTATCGGTGAAGCGACGCGACAGACTCCCCAGTACATTCCGGGCGGCTTTAACCTGCCGAACGGATGGCGCATCACCCCGGCGGGAAAGCCTATCGCCACCATCGAAGACATGGTGCTGAACGCCGTTGTCTCTCCCGATGGGAAGATCATCGTGGCGACGCACTCCGGCTACCTGCCGCACGGCATCGATGTGATCGACGTCAAGACGCGAAAGTTAGTGCAGCAGATCCCGCTCAAGACCACCTGGCTGGGACTCGCCTGGTCCGCCGACGGTCACACGTTGTATGTCTCCGGCGGCAATGCGACCGGCGCAAAGAACATCGCCCGCACCATGGCTCCGATCTATGAGTTCACCTATCAAGATGGACGTTTGAGCGAGACGCCCACCGGTGGCCTGGTGGAAACCATCGATCCGAAAGACGTATGGTGGGCCGGCGTGGCCTACCTGCCAGGGAAGGGTCGGCTCTATGCAGCCAATCGTGGAACCGGACTGGGCCCCAGCAACGTGGTTGTCTTCGATACCAAGACGCGGAAGATCGTCACGAGGATCCCGGTCGAGATCAATCCATATGCCGCGGTGCTGAGCAAGGACGGCCGCAGGTTGTTCGTCTCGAACTGGTCGAGCGAGAGCGTGAGCGTCATCGATACGGAGTCCAACCGGGTGATTCGCACACTGCATGTGGGCATGAATCCGAATGACATGAAGCTATCCGCAGACGGGCGGCTGTTTGTCGTCTGCTCGAACGACAACACCATCCACGTCATCGATACGAACAAACTGGAGGTGGTCGAGAGGCTCTCGACCACGCTGACTCCGCTTGCTCCCGAGGGCTCGACTCCGGACGCGATCGAAATCGACAATCAGCGCAAATTGCTCTACGTCGCCAATGCTGACAACAACTCTATTGCTGTGATCCGGATTGCGGTCCGCGGTCATAGCGCCGTCATCGGATTCATTCCGACTGGTTGGTACCCTTCGGCGCTGACGCTCGCTGAGAACAACAACACGCTCTTCATCGGCAACAGCAAAGGTGAAGAGGGTCACCCTGACCTCAAAGGCGTGGGCAGTCCATTGGCTTCCAAGTGGTACGGCGACGAGACGGTCAAGACGCTGCAGAAGAGCAGCATCGAGGTGCTGCCGGTGGCCAACCTGCGGGAGAGCCTGCCGAAATGGACTCATGAGGTCATCGAGAACACTCCTTACAATGACTCCCTCTTGTCTGAGGCCAGGCCTGCGAGCCAGCCGACAATCCTTCCGCGTGAGGTGGGGGTGGAGACGCCGATCCAGCACGTGATCTACATCATTAAGGAGAACCGCACCTACGATCAGGTCTTCGGCGACATCAAGGGCGCGAAGGGCGATTCCCGGCTGACCATCTTCGGCGAAGAGGTCACGCCTAACCAGCACGCGCTTGCCCGGCAGTTTGTAACCCTGGACAACCTCTATTGCGATGGCGAGGTCAGCGTCGATGGGCATTCCTGGTCAGACTCTGCGTATGCCACAGACTTCAACGAGCGCTACTGGCCGCCTACTTATGCGGGCCGCAGCGATGCCCTGCCGGCACGAGCCTATATTCCCTCGGCAGGGCATCTGTGGGACCTGGCCGCGCGGAAAGGACTCACTTACCGCTCTTATGGCGAGTATGCCGCGCGGGCCAGCACCGGTACGGCCATGGATGCCGCGCCCGGAGTGGCTGGGCTGGTGGGACATGTCGCACCGGACTATCTCGGATCGCGCCAACGAGATACCGAGAATGTAGCCGTCTTCCTGAAAGACTTTAAGGCATATGAAAAGAACTATGACAGCCCGGAGCCGAACCAACGCCTCCCGAACTTCGTCATCATGAGCATGCCCGAAGACCACACCCGTGGTACCGCTCCGGGCGCATTTACCCCGCAGGCGATGGTGGCGAACAACGATTACGCGATTGGCCAGCTGGTCGATGCGGTGAGTCACAGCCGCTACTGGCCGAGCACGGCAATCTTCATCATTGAGGACGACGGGCAGGACGGCCCCGACCATGTCGATGCGCGGCGCACGGTCGGACTGGTGTTGAGTCCCTACGTCAAGCGCGGCATCGTCGACAGCACACTCTATTCGACCAGTTCGATGGTGCGATCCATCGAGTTGCTGCTCGGCCTGCCGCCGATGAGCCAGTACGACGCAGCGGCGATGCCGATGTATGCCTCGTTCGGAACCGAGGCACGGGCGACGCCATTCGACGCGATCTCGCCGAAGATCGATGTGAACGCGAAGAACAAGAAGGGAGACTACGGATCGGAGGAGAGTCGCAAAATGGACTTCTCTGATGTGGACCGCGCCCCGATGCATGCGCTCAACGAGATCATCTGGAAGAGCATCAAGGGCGTCGATTCGCCCCTGCCGCCGCCGGTACACCGCTTCCGTCCGCTCATCGATGCAGGCGACATGATTGCGAGCGATAAGGACTAG
- a CDS encoding carboxymuconolactone decarboxylase family protein, which yields MPHITFPEGLPGITGPLAFRPDTAEPLRRLAEVLLRGPNTLSRADREIIATYTSSQNDCHFCQTSHGAAAAHHLGGPVELATNFALISAIKRDFEAAPISPKLKALLNIAGHVQQGGKRVTAEDIARAREQGATDTEIHDTVLIAAAFCMYNRYVDGLATWAPQEEEAYIPMGASMAHEGYVTTRVQNSDPQ from the coding sequence ATGCCCCACATCACATTTCCAGAAGGACTTCCAGGAATTACCGGACCGCTCGCCTTCCGGCCCGACACAGCAGAGCCCCTGCGCAGGCTGGCCGAAGTCCTCCTCCGCGGACCCAACACGCTCTCGAGAGCAGACCGCGAAATCATCGCCACCTACACGTCAAGCCAGAACGATTGTCATTTCTGCCAGACAAGTCACGGCGCCGCTGCCGCCCATCATTTAGGCGGCCCGGTGGAACTTGCGACGAATTTCGCGCTGATCTCCGCAATCAAACGGGACTTTGAGGCCGCTCCTATTTCGCCGAAACTGAAAGCGCTTTTGAACATCGCCGGCCACGTCCAGCAAGGGGGCAAGCGGGTCACTGCTGAAGACATTGCACGTGCGCGCGAGCAAGGTGCAACTGACACTGAAATTCACGACACGGTCCTGATCGCCGCGGCCTTCTGCATGTACAACCGCTACGTTGACGGTCTTGCCACCTGGGCACCGCAGGAAGAGGAAGCCTACATTCCTATGGGAGCGAGCATGGCGCATGAGGGCTATGTCACGACACGAGTACAGAATTCTGATCCGCAATGA
- a CDS encoding TonB-dependent receptor, whose translation MKKRIFDRPERTAGSRKAPWIAMLVGSVFLLFFLASTRGLLAQGITGSINGVVTDASGAAVADATVTVRQLTTNEVRSVTTSQFGSYAVTQLAPGSYSVRVDKGGFKVFEQSGITLVIDQVAQIDAHLELGSEQQTVNVTSASPVIQTETSSVGLVIDSATIQNTPLNGHVSILGLINLTPGVQDVAAQDQVPVRGVTLAFGTNQRNSYGDVGNTFDGVTNMEIELQRAQGEVPSLDAIDEFKVLDQGAPAEFNQPNQIIVVSASGGNKLHGEGFEFNRSRGTAAKAWFNGPHALAPSRAPYQRNEYGGNLNGPIYIPHLYDGRNRSFFFVSFEGFHLTQSASVSSIQPTAAERMGDFSCFLPGGSCTPNVVIMNPLTHQPFPGNVINVPLNPVDLQLQQLLIPPSTTQTTGVNTQELIPHTTEVTRWNFRFDHKISDKDQLRGTWLRAFYGPFSDVGTSSLAGGVAQDGEHNDIFVAGWTHTFSPTLLLDSYVSYMHMPLFRIGQNYKTDFSSIIPGLGPILLPAAPTISITNITGITEGSSKNLEQTYQGNTSLTKVFPKHTIKTGFSFLYNTSWQDSSGHGSFSFNGNYTRNAYADFLLGYPNSTGTSNPQDFVVRWNSAQYGVYVQDDWKILHNLTLNLGIRYDLQHFYDNPYGTESLFVPSVGKVVVFANSYPAITNPLYTPYSVLAPAVGLPSKMYSYLGQANTNIAPRLGFAYEIRPKTVLRGAVGQYYNLLPSSYLGTGFSSLPFITSVNYTNTPTTPAITMNAPFAGSATIPADPSVVAQHKTIAPYAEQYNLALEQQLPGSIALRIGYVGQRTIHQNNHGGPGNTEPDINYAPPGPTTEQSRRPFAAFSAITEDFDPIYHTTGNSLQVGLHKAFSNGFLINAEYQWIRVLGVENHQNPTTIGDSYGNISNITPQTLEVSYQYRLPFGKGGMLFGNAGRFTDRIIGGWQLGGVTSFQTGQPFSVTYTAPGSQVYGASGRANRVSGVPLYPAHKNNAQWFNTAAFAAPPAYAFGNSAYDMLWGPHYQNWDMNLEKNTTIGEHYNLQLRGEVFNIANHPNFSVPGASLTTPSSFGVISSTVNENRTIEFAAKFRF comes from the coding sequence ATGAAGAAAAGAATCTTCGACAGACCAGAGCGCACCGCTGGCTCTCGGAAGGCCCCTTGGATCGCGATGCTGGTGGGCAGCGTGTTCTTGCTCTTCTTCCTGGCATCGACGCGAGGCCTCTTGGCGCAGGGCATAACGGGTTCGATTAATGGAGTCGTAACAGATGCAAGCGGCGCCGCAGTCGCAGACGCGACGGTGACGGTGCGACAGCTCACTACCAACGAGGTCCGATCGGTCACCACATCGCAATTCGGGTCATATGCCGTAACCCAGCTGGCGCCGGGCAGCTACAGTGTCCGCGTGGACAAGGGCGGCTTCAAGGTCTTTGAACAGAGCGGCATCACGCTCGTCATTGACCAGGTGGCGCAAATCGACGCCCATCTCGAACTCGGTTCGGAGCAACAGACAGTGAACGTCACCAGTGCGTCACCCGTGATCCAGACCGAGACCTCCTCGGTCGGTCTCGTGATCGACAGCGCCACGATCCAGAACACGCCGCTGAACGGACACGTCAGCATCCTGGGTCTCATCAATCTGACTCCCGGCGTACAGGATGTGGCAGCGCAGGACCAGGTGCCGGTGCGCGGGGTAACACTCGCCTTCGGGACCAACCAGCGGAACTCCTACGGCGATGTGGGCAATACCTTCGATGGCGTCACGAACATGGAGATCGAGTTGCAGCGCGCGCAGGGCGAGGTGCCGTCGCTCGACGCCATCGACGAGTTCAAGGTGCTCGACCAGGGCGCTCCGGCGGAGTTCAATCAGCCCAATCAGATCATCGTCGTCAGTGCGAGCGGGGGCAACAAGCTGCATGGGGAAGGCTTTGAATTCAATCGCAGCCGCGGTACAGCAGCGAAGGCATGGTTTAACGGGCCACACGCCTTAGCCCCGTCGCGCGCCCCCTATCAGCGCAACGAATACGGCGGAAACCTCAACGGGCCGATTTATATTCCGCATCTTTATGACGGCCGGAACCGAAGCTTCTTCTTTGTCAGCTTCGAGGGCTTCCACCTTACCCAGTCCGCCTCTGTCAGCAGCATCCAGCCGACCGCGGCCGAGCGGATGGGGGACTTCAGCTGCTTCCTGCCTGGCGGCAGCTGTACGCCAAATGTGGTCATCATGAACCCGCTCACCCACCAGCCCTTCCCTGGCAATGTCATTAACGTGCCCCTGAACCCGGTCGATCTCCAGTTACAGCAGCTGCTCATACCTCCGTCGACCACGCAGACGACTGGAGTCAACACCCAAGAGCTGATTCCGCATACGACCGAGGTCACGCGTTGGAACTTTCGCTTTGATCATAAGATCAGTGACAAGGACCAGCTGCGCGGCACATGGCTGCGCGCCTTCTATGGACCCTTCTCCGATGTAGGGACTTCCAGCCTGGCCGGCGGGGTGGCGCAGGATGGCGAACATAACGACATCTTTGTAGCAGGCTGGACCCACACTTTCTCACCGACGCTGCTGCTCGACAGCTATGTCTCCTACATGCATATGCCCCTTTTCCGTATCGGGCAGAACTACAAGACCGACTTCTCGTCGATCATTCCCGGGCTGGGCCCGATTCTGCTCCCGGCAGCACCGACGATCAGCATCACCAACATCACCGGCATCACCGAAGGCAGCTCGAAGAACCTCGAGCAGACGTATCAGGGCAACACGTCGCTCACCAAGGTCTTCCCGAAGCACACCATCAAGACGGGATTTTCGTTTCTCTACAACACTTCGTGGCAGGACTCGTCCGGGCACGGATCGTTCTCTTTCAACGGCAATTACACGCGAAACGCCTATGCCGACTTCCTGCTGGGATACCCGAACTCGACCGGTACCTCGAACCCGCAGGATTTTGTCGTTCGCTGGAACTCCGCCCAGTACGGCGTGTATGTCCAGGACGACTGGAAGATCCTGCACAACCTGACTCTCAACTTGGGTATCCGCTACGACCTGCAGCACTTCTACGATAACCCGTATGGAACCGAGTCGCTGTTTGTGCCCAGCGTCGGCAAGGTCGTGGTCTTCGCAAACTCCTACCCTGCGATCACCAATCCGCTGTATACCCCGTACTCGGTCCTGGCGCCAGCGGTGGGCCTGCCCTCCAAAATGTACTCCTACCTTGGCCAGGCCAACACCAACATTGCTCCACGCTTAGGCTTCGCCTATGAGATTCGACCGAAGACGGTGTTGCGTGGCGCGGTGGGCCAGTACTACAACCTGCTGCCCTCGTCCTACCTGGGTACTGGGTTCAGCAGCCTGCCCTTCATCACTAGCGTTAATTACACCAACACCCCCACAACACCCGCGATTACCATGAACGCGCCGTTCGCCGGAAGCGCCACGATACCCGCTGATCCGTCGGTTGTTGCGCAGCACAAAACGATCGCGCCTTACGCTGAGCAATACAACCTTGCTTTGGAGCAGCAACTGCCCGGCTCGATCGCCCTGCGCATCGGCTACGTGGGCCAGCGCACCATTCACCAGAACAACCATGGCGGACCCGGCAATACCGAGCCGGACATCAACTATGCTCCGCCAGGACCCACCACCGAGCAGTCGCGCCGGCCGTTCGCTGCGTTCTCGGCCATCACCGAGGACTTCGATCCGATCTATCACACGACCGGCAACTCCCTGCAAGTGGGCTTGCACAAGGCCTTCAGCAACGGCTTCCTGATCAACGCCGAGTATCAGTGGATTCGAGTGCTGGGGGTGGAAAACCATCAGAACCCGACGACAATCGGCGACTCCTACGGCAACATCTCGAACATCACGCCGCAAACGCTCGAGGTGAGCTACCAGTACAGGCTTCCGTTCGGCAAGGGCGGGATGCTGTTCGGTAACGCGGGCCGATTCACCGACCGGATTATCGGCGGATGGCAGCTGGGCGGCGTTACCTCGTTCCAGACCGGCCAGCCGTTCTCAGTGACCTACACTGCTCCGGGAAGCCAGGTCTACGGAGCCAGCGGACGCGCCAACCGTGTATCCGGAGTTCCGTTGTATCCGGCCCATAAGAACAACGCACAATGGTTCAACACGGCGGCGTTCGCCGCTCCCCCCGCTTATGCCTTCGGCAACTCCGCTTATGACATGCTGTGGGGGCCGCACTACCAGAACTGGGATATGAACCTTGAGAAGAACACTACAATTGGCGAACACTACAACCTGCAATTGCGCGGCGAGGTCTTCAACATCGCCAACCATCCGAACTTCAGTGTCCCCGGCGCCTCTCTGACAACTCCTTCCTCCTTCGGCGTCATCTCGTCGACGGTCAACGAAAACCGCACCATCGAGTTCGCCGCGAAGTTTCGCTTCTAA